The following coding sequences are from one Streptomyces sp. NBC_01485 window:
- a CDS encoding acyltransferase family protein: MQGLDGLRGLAALYVVLFHCWLYTFPGYPDSSAPPWLDGLMFGRLAVVFFLVLSGFSLAISPARHGWGSGGVAQFLRRRAWRILPPYWAALVMSLIISWFVVPASHFGPPTGSSILVYGLLAQDMFTAPTPNGAFWSIGVEAELYLLFPLLLFVRRRWGAAVLVVCVALPVIARGLMAVDASPVEGANWLAPNLAPVFVAGMVGAGVVVASDRVRRLPWGWFAVLAAVPVVALGVVRGSVWTVNHYFWVDLAVAPAMTMLIAAVATGRPAVLVRLLTARPVRSLGSFSYSLYLIHLPIVMAVIRRVAPHFVSPGLPTFGFTLIVALPVSVLGASLFSRIFEIPFKGNRSWKSMIALGRSHWTGRSTRDLQRL, translated from the coding sequence GTGCAGGGTCTGGATGGTCTCCGCGGCCTGGCGGCACTGTATGTGGTCCTGTTCCACTGCTGGTTGTACACGTTCCCGGGGTATCCCGACAGTTCGGCGCCTCCATGGCTGGACGGGCTGATGTTCGGACGCCTTGCCGTCGTCTTCTTCCTGGTGCTGTCCGGCTTTTCCCTCGCGATCTCCCCGGCGCGTCACGGCTGGGGGTCGGGTGGCGTCGCCCAGTTCCTGCGCCGACGCGCCTGGCGCATCCTGCCCCCGTATTGGGCGGCGCTGGTCATGAGCCTGATCATTTCCTGGTTCGTGGTGCCGGCTTCGCACTTCGGACCGCCTACGGGCTCGTCGATTCTGGTGTACGGCCTTCTCGCCCAGGACATGTTCACCGCACCGACACCGAACGGCGCGTTCTGGTCGATCGGGGTCGAGGCCGAGCTTTATCTCCTCTTTCCCCTTCTGCTGTTCGTCCGGCGGCGGTGGGGCGCGGCGGTCCTGGTCGTCTGCGTGGCTCTTCCGGTGATCGCTCGTGGCCTGATGGCGGTTGACGCGTCTCCTGTGGAGGGCGCCAACTGGCTCGCTCCAAATCTCGCCCCCGTGTTCGTTGCCGGCATGGTGGGCGCGGGAGTCGTGGTTGCGTCGGACAGGGTCCGGCGCCTGCCCTGGGGATGGTTCGCCGTCCTGGCCGCCGTGCCGGTCGTGGCTCTCGGCGTTGTCCGGGGGTCGGTTTGGACGGTGAACCACTACTTCTGGGTGGATCTCGCCGTCGCTCCCGCCATGACGATGCTGATTGCCGCGGTTGCCACCGGCAGGCCCGCCGTTCTCGTGCGGCTCCTGACCGCGCGGCCCGTTCGGAGTCTCGGTAGCTTCTCGTACAGCCTCTACCTGATCCATCTGCCGATCGTCATGGCCGTGATTCGCCGGGTGGCCCCGCATTTCGTATCGCCCGGCCTGCCCACATTCGGGTTCACGCTGATCGTGGCCCTGCCGGTTTCGGTGCTCGGGGCCTCGCTTTTCTCCCGGATCTTCGAGATTCCCTTCAAGGGGAACAGGTCCTGGAAGTCCATGATCGCGCTGGGCCGTTCCCACTGGACCGGCAGGAGTACGAGAGACCTTCAACGACTCTGA
- a CDS encoding LamG-like jellyroll fold domain-containing protein, which produces MDADGMQVEETPDGGLAAIDQGAGSAVFEAPRPVMWDSSTKAPDTAPSAAGLATASPNASKRSAAAAAGTAMAAPTASAATTGPTDSEAVAAESANVAPVGVDVPAAQDALVLTPDQDVLRGKDTVYPVFIDPQWYSPKASAWTMASKYWASSPQWKFNGDSDAGLGYCNWSYCAPNDTKRLFYRIPTSKFAGRTVLQAEFVVLNTWSASCADRGVELWRTKDISSSTTWNSQNASGFWIDHLKTESFAYGFTGCAAKDAEFDVKSAVQLAADKKWSTMTFGMKASSESDGYGWKRFSDDAYLRVRYNRAPPQVKTSQLTMEYGGSCKKSASAARVRTLGKIYANDVTDPDGDSVSVSVQFAASWDTGDGKGVITRWKPALTTAKKSGSDFVVTLPSSIPTNKTVNWYVRSYDGAQYSPWSSTGATGCYFAYDTSVPKAPAVASAIYPASNPEDPDDPWYDGVGQYGNFVITGAVSDVTKYWYGVNGDPVSANTVATSAGTAKTVPVLPLKPGLNTFTARSFDTAGNASEIRTYQFRVKSGQLERADWSMDEAAGATQAAGSAPEQTATLHGGPTPNVEGKFGKAVRFDGVDDYAATDIATINTDVSFSVSAWVKLSAMPSGSAVIASQRGNNKPGFELSYSKGNDRWVYTQYSADTATGTPVQAMQAAAGGVKAGEWTHLIGIYSANEKLLKLYVNGALAGTTAYGTPWNARRGMVIGAGLPGGAPASFFPGAIDEVKTFEKPLTTAEVSSLYSSNSVGAGRPARMVFHMEDTAEATELSGRADVNPAVLKGGATTGAAGVDGNALTLDGTDDYATTGGAHVNTSYSFAVSAWVRLAKTKPTHAATVASQIGSVVTGPELYYSSSNDRWVFNQHSADTADSTVVRAMQPTGTTAYGGEWTHLVGVQDTVAHTLSLYVNGTLAGTAVLPATWYAGGAVQIGASAFEGKATSFFPGQIDDVRLFDRPVSAGEVQQLFKQRAVVKGRWKFETAVGTPPTSPDASPSGNAMTLYNGAQAGKGGVEAGSGGVDGTVTLDGTDDYAAASVVPVDTSASFTVSAFVQAAADPTGPVTVMSAPGSKKSAFAVRYEPSATPATDPGRWRIATADSDSDSAAVSDIGNGMFYTPTDWNHVALVYDGFAKEVSLYVNGELQETACADADDDGTQDDASCADTLSWSDDVLTYKAAKSLQLGRDTSGTTSGQYFPGSLSDVWVFQGALTETQIDHLAAGAPGVETTVPSGD; this is translated from the coding sequence TTGGACGCCGACGGCATGCAGGTCGAGGAGACCCCGGACGGCGGTCTGGCGGCGATCGACCAGGGTGCCGGAAGCGCGGTCTTCGAGGCCCCTCGCCCCGTGATGTGGGACTCCAGCACCAAGGCGCCCGACACGGCGCCGTCCGCCGCCGGACTCGCCACGGCGTCGCCGAATGCCTCTAAGCGCTCGGCGGCCGCGGCCGCCGGCACCGCCATGGCCGCGCCCACTGCCTCTGCCGCCACCACCGGTCCCACTGACTCCGAGGCCGTCGCCGCGGAGTCCGCAAACGTGGCGCCGGTCGGAGTGGACGTACCCGCCGCGCAGGACGCGCTGGTGCTGACACCGGACCAAGACGTACTCAGAGGCAAGGACACGGTGTACCCCGTGTTCATCGACCCCCAGTGGTACTCCCCGAAGGCCTCGGCGTGGACGATGGCCTCCAAGTACTGGGCGTCGTCGCCGCAGTGGAAGTTCAACGGCGACTCGGACGCCGGCCTCGGATACTGCAACTGGTCCTACTGCGCGCCGAACGACACCAAGCGGCTCTTCTACCGCATCCCGACGTCGAAGTTCGCCGGACGGACCGTGCTGCAGGCGGAGTTCGTGGTCCTCAACACCTGGTCGGCGTCCTGCGCGGACCGGGGCGTGGAGCTTTGGCGCACCAAGGACATCTCCTCCTCGACGACGTGGAACTCGCAGAACGCGTCCGGCTTCTGGATCGATCACCTCAAGACGGAGTCCTTCGCCTACGGGTTCACCGGCTGCGCCGCGAAGGACGCGGAGTTCGACGTGAAGTCCGCGGTGCAACTGGCGGCGGACAAGAAGTGGTCGACGATGACCTTCGGTATGAAGGCGTCGAGCGAGTCCGACGGATACGGCTGGAAGCGGTTCTCGGACGACGCCTATCTGCGCGTGCGGTACAACCGTGCGCCGCCGCAGGTCAAGACGTCGCAGTTGACCATGGAGTACGGCGGATCGTGCAAGAAGTCCGCCAGCGCCGCGCGGGTGCGCACCCTGGGCAAGATCTACGCGAACGACGTCACCGACCCCGACGGCGACTCCGTCTCCGTCTCCGTACAGTTCGCGGCGAGCTGGGACACCGGTGACGGCAAGGGCGTGATCACCCGCTGGAAGCCTGCTCTGACGACGGCGAAGAAGTCCGGATCCGACTTCGTGGTCACCTTGCCGTCCTCCATCCCCACCAACAAGACGGTGAACTGGTACGTCCGCTCCTACGACGGCGCCCAGTACTCGCCGTGGTCGTCCACGGGCGCGACCGGCTGCTACTTCGCGTACGACACCAGCGTGCCGAAGGCGCCCGCCGTCGCCTCGGCCATCTACCCGGCCTCGAACCCCGAGGACCCGGACGACCCCTGGTATGACGGAGTGGGCCAGTACGGCAACTTCGTGATCACCGGCGCCGTCTCCGACGTGACCAAGTACTGGTACGGCGTCAACGGCGATCCGGTCTCCGCCAACACGGTCGCCACGTCGGCCGGAACGGCCAAGACCGTGCCTGTACTGCCGCTCAAGCCGGGCCTCAACACCTTCACCGCGCGGTCCTTCGACACCGCAGGCAATGCCTCCGAGATCCGCACCTACCAGTTCCGGGTCAAGTCGGGGCAGCTCGAACGGGCCGACTGGTCGATGGACGAGGCCGCCGGCGCCACTCAGGCGGCGGGCAGCGCGCCCGAGCAGACCGCGACCCTGCACGGCGGCCCCACGCCGAACGTGGAGGGCAAGTTCGGCAAGGCGGTGCGGTTCGACGGCGTCGACGACTACGCCGCCACCGACATCGCCACGATCAACACCGACGTCAGCTTCTCGGTGTCCGCCTGGGTGAAGCTGTCCGCGATGCCGTCAGGTTCGGCGGTCATCGCCTCCCAGCGGGGCAACAACAAGCCGGGCTTCGAACTGTCCTACTCCAAGGGCAACGACCGCTGGGTGTACACCCAGTACAGCGCCGACACCGCCACCGGCACCCCCGTCCAGGCCATGCAGGCCGCCGCGGGCGGCGTCAAAGCGGGCGAGTGGACCCATCTGATCGGCATCTACTCCGCCAATGAGAAGCTGCTGAAGCTGTACGTCAACGGCGCGTTGGCCGGGACCACGGCGTACGGCACGCCGTGGAACGCACGGCGTGGCATGGTGATCGGCGCCGGCCTCCCCGGAGGCGCGCCCGCGTCCTTCTTCCCCGGTGCCATCGACGAGGTGAAGACCTTCGAGAAGCCGCTGACCACCGCCGAGGTGTCGAGCCTCTACAGCTCGAACTCGGTCGGCGCCGGCCGCCCGGCCCGCATGGTGTTTCACATGGAGGACACCGCCGAGGCGACCGAGCTGAGCGGCCGGGCGGATGTGAACCCCGCGGTCCTCAAGGGCGGTGCCACGACCGGCGCGGCCGGGGTCGACGGCAACGCGCTGACCCTGGACGGCACCGACGACTACGCCACCACCGGCGGCGCGCACGTCAACACCTCGTACAGCTTCGCCGTCTCGGCGTGGGTGAGGCTGGCGAAGACCAAGCCGACGCACGCCGCGACCGTCGCCTCGCAGATCGGCAGCGTGGTGACGGGCCCGGAGCTGTACTACTCCAGTTCCAATGACCGGTGGGTGTTCAACCAGCACAGCGCCGACACGGCCGACTCCACGGTGGTGCGGGCCATGCAGCCCACGGGCACCACCGCCTACGGCGGTGAGTGGACGCATCTGGTCGGCGTGCAGGACACCGTGGCCCACACGCTCTCGCTGTACGTCAACGGGACCCTGGCCGGCACCGCCGTCCTGCCCGCGACCTGGTACGCCGGGGGTGCGGTGCAGATCGGCGCCAGCGCGTTCGAGGGCAAGGCCACCTCGTTCTTCCCCGGCCAGATCGACGACGTGCGGCTGTTCGACCGTCCGGTGTCCGCCGGTGAGGTGCAGCAGCTGTTCAAGCAGCGGGCAGTGGTCAAGGGCCGCTGGAAGTTCGAGACCGCCGTCGGCACCCCGCCGACCTCGCCCGACGCCTCGCCGTCCGGTAACGCCATGACCCTCTACAACGGCGCGCAGGCCGGCAAGGGCGGGGTCGAAGCCGGCTCGGGCGGGGTCGACGGCACCGTCACCCTCGACGGCACCGACGACTACGCCGCGGCCTCCGTGGTGCCGGTCGACACCAGCGCCAGCTTCACCGTCAGCGCCTTCGTCCAGGCGGCCGCCGACCCGACGGGCCCGGTGACCGTCATGAGCGCCCCGGGTTCCAAGAAGAGCGCGTTCGCGGTGCGTTACGAGCCCAGCGCCACTCCGGCCACCGATCCGGGCCGCTGGCGGATCGCCACGGCCGACTCCGACAGTGACTCCGCCGCCGTCTCCGACATCGGCAACGGCATGTTCTACACGCCCACCGACTGGAACCACGTGGCCCTCGTCTACGACGGCTTCGCCAAGGAGGTCAGTCTCTACGTCAACGGCGAGCTCCAGGAGACCGCCTGCGCCGACGCCGACGACGACGGGACGCAGGACGACGCGAGCTGCGCCGACACCCTCTCGTGGTCCGACGACGTCCTGACGTACAAGGCCGCGAAGAGTCTGCAGCTCGGCCGGGACACGAGCGGGACCACGTCCGGCCAGTACTTCCCCGGTTCGCTGTCCGATGTCTGGGTCTTCCAGGGCGCGCTGACGGAAACCCAGATCGATCACCTGGCCGCCGGCGCGCCGGGTGTGGAGACCACCGTCCCCAGCGGCGACTGA